The following proteins are co-located in the Sporolactobacillus pectinivorans genome:
- a CDS encoding YwmB family TATA-box binding protein, whose protein sequence is MKRNITLILIVWLVILMVGGAQGKAFWGAAPTTDTIDRVQLFAQTLQKNQAEVVGWSVFAREEQSSLITQKEFERETDSERKNQRGFNWHFSKNGEGVLSWEGLKNVSLGMNIRLIYFAYPAEGKYRTATLYQSQSGSFKQTDWLRQKREMREDIAKIFHKQVNIFSCVRAYDSDKMKLGLLKQGDRYLKLFSAAPIERDNEKTFVSISAYNEAWNNSIISGNRQMNYQVALRNDGERTTITMGTPIITLEY, encoded by the coding sequence ATGAAACGGAATATTACTCTGATACTTATTGTATGGTTGGTTATTTTGATGGTCGGCGGAGCGCAAGGTAAAGCATTTTGGGGTGCCGCACCGACAACAGATACGATAGACCGGGTTCAGCTATTCGCTCAGACACTACAGAAGAATCAAGCAGAAGTTGTCGGCTGGTCAGTCTTTGCACGCGAAGAACAGTCATCTCTGATCACTCAAAAAGAGTTTGAACGGGAAACAGACAGCGAAAGGAAAAATCAGAGGGGCTTCAACTGGCATTTTTCCAAAAACGGCGAAGGAGTGCTCAGCTGGGAGGGCCTTAAAAATGTGTCTTTAGGCATGAATATCAGATTAATTTATTTTGCCTACCCGGCCGAAGGAAAATATCGGACGGCCACGCTTTACCAGAGCCAGTCCGGCTCTTTTAAACAAACGGACTGGCTCCGGCAAAAACGGGAAATGCGCGAAGATATCGCTAAAATTTTCCACAAACAAGTGAACATCTTCTCTTGTGTGAGGGCTTATGACAGTGATAAAATGAAACTTGGCTTACTGAAACAGGGAGACCGTTATCTGAAGCTTTTTTCAGCCGCTCCAATTGAACGGGATAATGAAAAAACCTTTGTTTCGATTTCCGCATATAATGAGGCATGGAACAATAGCATAATTTCTGGAAACCGGCAAATGAACTATCAGGTGGCACTGAGAAATGACGGTGAACGGACCACTATCACGATGGGGACACCGATCATTACACTTGAATATTGA
- the murA gene encoding UDP-N-acetylglucosamine 1-carboxyvinyltransferase, translating to MEKIIVRGGKRLSGSVKIEGAKNAVLPVIAASMLASEGTSKIYNVPELADVYTINEVLRYLNTSVNYENKTILVNAVAELFTEAPFEYVRKMRASFLVMGPLLARIGHAKIALPGGCAIGSRPIDQHLKGFEAMGAHVSIGNGSIEASVDGRLKGAVIYLDFPSVGATENIIMAASLAEGKTVLENAACEPEIVNLAQYLNTMGAKIDGAGTSRITVDGVEKMHGAEHTILPDRIEAGTYMIAAAITGGNVLIEDSDVEDLRPLIAKLREAGVEIKEELGGLRVIGTDYLQAVDVKTMPHPGFPTDLQAQMMALMLKARGTSVITETVFENRFMHVEEFRRMNASIKIDGRSAIISGPCDLQGAEVSATDLRAGAALVIAGLAAKGYTRVNRLHHIDRGYVDLAGKLRALGADIERVRVGEAEQEAPAAAAEEVRAQISVNPKFA from the coding sequence TTGGAGAAGATTATTGTTCGTGGAGGAAAACGGCTTTCAGGCTCGGTGAAAATTGAAGGCGCAAAAAATGCAGTACTTCCCGTCATTGCCGCATCGATGCTTGCAAGCGAAGGCACAAGCAAAATATATAATGTGCCGGAACTGGCTGATGTATACACAATCAATGAAGTTTTGCGTTATTTGAACACGTCGGTAAATTACGAAAACAAGACCATCTTGGTGAACGCTGTAGCAGAGTTATTTACAGAAGCGCCATTTGAATACGTTCGGAAAATGCGAGCCTCATTTCTGGTCATGGGTCCTCTTTTGGCCAGAATTGGTCACGCAAAAATAGCACTGCCCGGCGGCTGCGCAATCGGTTCGCGTCCGATTGATCAGCATCTCAAAGGATTTGAGGCAATGGGCGCACATGTTTCGATCGGCAATGGGTCAATCGAAGCAAGTGTTGACGGCAGATTAAAAGGTGCCGTGATTTATCTCGACTTCCCGAGCGTTGGCGCGACGGAAAACATCATCATGGCTGCTTCTCTTGCGGAAGGCAAGACAGTGCTTGAAAACGCGGCCTGTGAACCTGAAATCGTCAACCTGGCCCAGTACCTTAACACGATGGGGGCAAAGATTGACGGAGCAGGCACCAGCAGGATCACCGTCGATGGTGTCGAGAAGATGCACGGCGCGGAGCACACGATTCTGCCTGATCGGATTGAAGCCGGTACCTATATGATTGCGGCTGCAATTACTGGAGGCAACGTGCTGATTGAAGATTCGGATGTGGAAGATCTCCGTCCGCTGATCGCCAAACTGCGCGAAGCAGGAGTAGAGATTAAAGAAGAACTGGGCGGACTCCGTGTCATTGGCACAGATTATCTCCAGGCAGTTGATGTCAAGACGATGCCGCATCCCGGTTTTCCGACCGATCTTCAGGCTCAGATGATGGCGCTGATGCTCAAGGCGAGAGGCACCTCGGTCATTACGGAAACTGTTTTTGAAAATCGGTTTATGCACGTTGAAGAATTTCGCCGAATGAACGCTTCTATTAAAATTGATGGACGCTCTGCGATTATCAGCGGTCCGTGTGATTTGCAGGGTGCTGAGGTGTCGGCCACCGATTTGCGTGCAGGTGCGGCGCTGGTGATCGCCGGCCTTGCTGCGAAAGGTTATACCCGTGTCAACCGGCTTCACCATATTGATCGCGGCTATGTGGATCTTGCCGGCAAGCTGAGAGCGCTTGGCGCTGACATTGAACGTGTGCGCGTCGGCGAGGCTGAACAGGAAGCACCTGCGGCCGCAGCTGAAGAAGTTCGGGCACAGATCAGTGTCAATCCTAAGTTCGCCTGA
- a CDS encoding M23 family metallopeptidase, with amino-acid sequence MTEKRDQKKLQEKELSGLRKLAKRRWFYPALYLCVASLILTGALLFQVRGNDQAKKQEEQNRVVFNQNKPSNPLNAGEEVFQWPAAKADTQVVQPFYDAKGTTEEQQAALVNYNNTFVQNTGINIGAKDDKSFTVTAALSGKVTEAKKDSLLGYTVTLKHPDGVESLYQSLASINVQPGQEIKQGETIGTAGTEAFNKPMGIHAHFEIRKNGIPVNPVVYMDKTAADIKAVTVGAQSTTAPSASEKTQTDQGNSTGTPGAPNQGKSNTGTGGPTPGSSGN; translated from the coding sequence TTGACAGAAAAAAGAGATCAGAAGAAATTGCAGGAAAAAGAGCTGTCCGGTCTGCGCAAACTAGCAAAACGGCGCTGGTTCTATCCCGCGTTATATTTATGTGTCGCATCACTGATCCTTACCGGCGCGCTGTTGTTTCAAGTGCGTGGGAATGATCAGGCGAAGAAGCAGGAGGAACAGAACCGTGTCGTGTTCAATCAGAACAAGCCTTCCAATCCGCTGAACGCGGGTGAAGAGGTCTTCCAATGGCCGGCGGCAAAAGCGGATACGCAAGTCGTGCAACCATTCTATGACGCGAAAGGAACCACTGAGGAACAGCAAGCCGCTCTCGTAAACTATAACAACACCTTTGTCCAAAATACGGGCATCAACATTGGCGCAAAGGATGACAAATCGTTTACGGTCACAGCGGCATTAAGCGGGAAAGTCACTGAAGCAAAGAAAGACAGTCTGCTCGGTTACACCGTTACACTGAAACATCCGGATGGTGTTGAATCACTCTACCAGAGTCTCGCATCCATCAATGTGCAGCCGGGTCAGGAAATCAAGCAAGGTGAAACAATCGGCACGGCTGGAACCGAAGCTTTCAACAAACCGATGGGCATTCATGCACACTTTGAAATCCGTAAAAACGGTATCCCTGTTAACCCTGTTGTCTATATGGACAAGACAGCAGCCGACATCAAGGCTGTAACAGTGGGCGCGCAGTCAACAACAGCACCGTCCGCTTCTGAAAAGACACAAACGGATCAGGGTAACAGCACCGGAACGCCGGGAGCACCAAACCAGGGCAAGTCAAACACCGGCACCGGCGGGCCAACACCGGGTTCATCAGGCAACTAA
- the spoIID gene encoding stage II sporulation protein D — protein sequence MKKTATLILVFALVIIAIPAAVVLPYSQKQAEQPTNHLNLVPAAKKNTATSIMVSVQRSASGKTEKVALDQYLIGVVGSEMPAKFLPQALEAQALAARTYIMARIIGDPSASVTDTVSNQVYHNPQELRHIWGKDYSWKMAKIGKAVSATDNQVITYKGKLISPVFFSTSNGRTENAKDYWTTDVPYLRSVPSPWDKLSPKYKVEKKMNASDVSSALGVSLPGNDGELGKVVQWTGTGHVAQYQINGKQFTGRDIREKLSLSSTDFKLTRNGNTIIADTLGSGHDVGMSQYGAQGMASEGKTADQIVTYFYQGTEVTRIKVNPGKSLTKK from the coding sequence ATGAAAAAAACCGCTACACTGATTCTTGTCTTCGCACTCGTCATCATCGCCATTCCGGCCGCGGTTGTTTTGCCCTATTCGCAAAAACAGGCGGAGCAGCCTACCAATCATCTAAATCTCGTACCGGCGGCAAAAAAAAATACGGCAACATCCATCATGGTCTCTGTGCAGCGTTCTGCCAGTGGAAAAACTGAAAAAGTTGCTCTGGATCAATACCTGATCGGCGTTGTCGGTTCGGAAATGCCGGCAAAATTTTTACCCCAGGCACTTGAGGCCCAGGCGCTGGCGGCACGTACCTATATCATGGCCCGGATTATTGGCGATCCCAGCGCCAGTGTCACTGATACAGTAAGCAATCAAGTCTATCACAACCCTCAAGAGCTTCGGCATATCTGGGGTAAAGATTACAGTTGGAAAATGGCGAAGATCGGGAAAGCAGTTTCAGCGACAGATAACCAGGTCATCACTTATAAAGGAAAGCTGATTTCTCCAGTGTTCTTTTCAACAAGCAACGGCCGCACGGAAAACGCCAAAGATTATTGGACAACCGATGTGCCTTACTTGAGATCTGTACCCAGTCCCTGGGACAAACTCTCCCCAAAGTATAAAGTTGAAAAAAAGATGAATGCATCTGATGTATCGAGTGCGCTAGGGGTATCACTTCCCGGCAATGATGGGGAACTGGGCAAGGTGGTACAGTGGACAGGGACAGGGCATGTCGCCCAGTATCAGATTAACGGGAAACAGTTTACCGGGCGGGATATCCGCGAAAAGTTGAGCCTGAGCTCCACTGATTTCAAGCTAACGCGGAATGGCAACACGATTATCGCCGACACCCTTGGAAGTGGACATGATGTCGGCATGAGCCAATACGGCGCCCAGGGCATGGCAAGTGAAGGAAAAACTGCCGATCAGATTGTCACATATTTTTACCAGGGCACTGAGGTCACCAGAATAAAGGTGAATCCAGGGAAATCACTCACAAAAAAATAA